ctctcattttaaatgaataaatcacattaaaagtagaaataaaaaatacacttaCCTGTTCTCGACGTTTAGCTCTCGTTTCATCCACATTCGGGGAGTCTGCGTCATCCAAGGCTAATATGCATATTATGGCGTAATAGACTATtgatgcccatattaggaattcCACGTCTAAGCTCGGGTTTCTCTACGGTTATATTGAATAAGGTTTACGAAAAAATCGCCTgtctaaataaaaaatgttccaAACCCGATACGTTTTTTCCTGTGTACATTTGTCtaccaaatgttttaatgcCGAACGGGAAAAGTCGAAGCTGGCGAATGTCCTGAGAAAATATCTTCTACCTTACCGTATATTTGTGGGTATACCCGTAAATAAAACCATCACATAGTATCATTTGATAAACACTAAAACTCATTATCAGAAATACTACCCATGTTAAAACTACGAGGCTGAATTAACTTCTTTTTCgcagtttcttgtttgaatgttcccattccaccttaagtggtgcagcagctgTGACTAACTACGACAAGCATTAGCAAACGAGACAAAACTGACCTGctggttctgtgaaacagcCAAAGCCAGTCAATGATACTCAGCTGTTAAGCGGACATAGAAGAATCTCCTGCCAGGCCTTTCGACCCTCCAtggagctgaagtcagcttctttttctccAGCTGCTTGTTCGGAGTTTTCcgttacactttaaaaagcgCAGCAGCCGCCCTCCGTCTGTACGTGGAAATGTTCACTGACAACGCCTGATTAAGGAGGCTGCCGGTCTAATGACGTGATttcagtagctttagctcacatgtagCAATGTTCATATTTCAGCTCTTTAACGACCTCGTAATTTGGAGGGTCCGGCGGTGTTCTGGAGAAGgatgttcacaggacaaaacgttTCGGGTTCTGAACCTTTTCATTTAACACAGCGTGCGATAGAGACGACTTCTCAAAAACCTTATTCATCCTGGCCACAGAGAAATGAGGCtgagacccggagttcctaatgtGGGCATAAGAGCGTGGCGCCCACTGCAGCACGACTACAGCGGCCTGTAGTTAAAGGGGGggttacaaatattttattacgaAACGGCGAACATTTCCATCAAATTACAACCCTGCTGTTAATCAACCCTGGGTATCACTAGTTTAAATGTTCAATTATCAACTAAATttatgtaactgagtaaataagAGGgtaaacactttttcacacatgGCTAGTTTCTGATGGATAAAAGTCTTACTGCCAATAAAttaaatgaccatttaaaaactatattatgtttttgtctctgtcttatgtgaaattttgttttaatatctgtgaaaaatgtgtaaaaacagaagaaattaatgtgaatattttttcacagcactgtataaagtTATGTTTGGTCATATTACTCATAAATGTCTGAACAGCATGCACGCCCAACAGCACTGTGACATAGATGTTAACATACACATTTGTTTTACAGGACTTTGTGCTCTTCCCTTCACACAAAGTCGTAAGTTGAATTTTTGTAAGTTTTGCTTACTAGACAGCAGGAGTGGACAGAGGACAGAAATTCCATGCTTAAACAAGAATATTGACAATATAGTGATTATTTACATGAGTACATGCATAGCTTGGCTAAATCCTTGGAAATAACATTTTCACACTTCCAGATTTGGCGGGTTCAGACGAATAGGGAAAAAGCAATGGCACCATTTATGAATGACATTTGTACTAGGGATGCACCGATCCAACATTAGGATTGGATATCGGTCCCGATATTAACAAAATTAGCTGGTTTGGGTATCGGATAATTAGGCCGATCCATGGGACCGATACTTTACTTTATTAAATTGGTTTGCAACGCGTGCTACGCCATACATCAGCAGCATGTGTGCAGCGTGTGGGTAGACTTGACTTACTAACAGGAACAACATGGAGCGAACCAAACAGTCAGCTGTGTGGAGGTAGTTCAAGCTTGCTACGCCATGTTCGACAGCGATGTGCAATATCTGCAAAACAAATGTCCCAAGGGGTGGTGGTAGTGCTGcaaaacacaatacaacaaACTTAATTAAGCACCTCCAAAAGTACCACGGTAAAGAGCACGCCGAGTTCCAGACATTACAGttgaacaaacaaaaagaagcaGGAGACAATACGACGAAACAGTTAACTTTGGCGAACGCACTGCAAAGACATGAAACATTTCCATCTGACAGCATGAAAGCGACAAAAATAACAGAGAAAGTTCTGGAATTTATTGTTTTGGATACGCAACCCATGTCGGTGGTCGAAAATAAAGGTTTTTGCCGCCTGCAGGAACACCTAGTACCCAGATATAATTTACCAtcacaaaaatattttctgaGACCACTCTGCCAGAACTGTACAAGAAAGAGTGTGGCCACATATCAGAACGGTTAAAAGATGTCAAAGTAATGAGCTTCATGACAGATTATCTGGAGTTCAAACGTGTGCCCTATGACACTTTTAAGCCTAACTGTCCACTGGACACGAATATTACGCCTCACAGTGCGATGCTCCAAGCTAAAAACTTTCATGGATCACACACCAGCGACTCCATTTCAACTGCCATCATGCTTGATCAGTGGCGAATTCCTTTGAACAAAGTGCACGTCATTCTGAGGGACAATGCTAGCAACATGAAAAAGGCGATGGACATCATGGGAGTGCATAGCTTAGGCTGCTTTGCTTATACATTGCAGCTCGTAATTAACAAGGGACTATTGTCACAATGCAGTGTGAGTGATGCCATTGCAAGCAGCAGGCAGACTGTGggacattttaaacattctgcACTCACATATTCACGACTACGTGATATCCAGCTCCAGATGCAAATCCAACCTAAACGCCTACAACAAGACATCAAGACAAGATGGAATAGCACCTACTTTATGATAGAGAGTCTTCTGGAACAGAAGCGAGTCCTTTGTgctattgttgctgaccatgacTTGCCCACGACACTGACTGCTAACCAGTGGGCCTTGCTTGAAAAAACTAACACTGTTCTAGCACCATTTAAAGAGCTAACCATTTAAAGAGCTAACCAGGAAAGTAAGCTCATCCACTTTCTCCATCGCTGATGTCATTCCAGCTGTCACCGTCCTCAAACGCATTCTGGCTAGGGAAGACGAGGCAGATACCGgcattaaaacaatgaaaaagacTCTGTTACAAGCTGTCAACAATCACCGCGGCACTGTGGAAGATGAACCTGTCTACGCTCTTGCCACCTTGCTGGAACCAAGATATAAAGACAGGTAAGATTCTAAACTTATTACATTATAgaatttttctctctttcaatgCAATAAGATGCCAtgatgtgcattaaaatttggTATTAGAAAATACAAAAGATTATATATCCTTTTTACACATTCTTTTTCATGTCTATATTATTTTGATCAGCCTTGTTTTATTGTTGCATCCAAGAATTTTGTGTCAGAATAAGGTGTGAATTTTAAccagtgttttatatatttaacttgTGTTTTATCCCTGTGTCAGATATTTTACAAGTGCAGAGTCTGCAAAGTATGCAAAAGATGCACTAACAAAGGAACTTGAAGAATTCTTGAGGAGCAGCACAGCTGGAGCACTGGAGACTTCAGAGCCACCAGAAAAGTCCCCTCGGGtggaagcagcagcagcccCAGACAAGAGCAGCTTTATGAAAGGATCCGACCAAATTCTGGAGGAGTGTGAGGATCCTGGTACAGCAAGCAGCTCAAACCATGCTGTTGATCTGCATAGATTTTTTACTGAGAAAACGATCACTGCCTCAGACAGTCCATACCAGTACTGGAGAGTCAACAAAGATTGGTTACCTTGTCTTGCTGCCACTGCCATGAAATACCTCTGTGCCCCCTGCACTAGTGTAGAAAGTGAGAGATTGTTCAGcacagtttccaacattgtggatgagaaaagaaacagacttACAGCAGAGACAGCAGAAATGCTTGTTTTCATGAGAAAGAACATGCCATTACTGCTTAAGTGAGCATTCAGCGTAACCACAGGCTGCGCGTGGTGTGAGACTGCactaaatatttacatgtttacaatGATAACTGCTTGTATGTGTGACCAAGTTACTTATTTATTCTCAGGTTCAGCTgctagattttattttaaattactgtttacactaaatattttaaaataagattgattactgtttgtatgtttgacaAAGTGAAGCtacttattttctgttttggctgatagatttcatttattttaatatattttaagaaGTTTGACTCCTTTTTTAGTTTGAATTTGAATGCTGTGTCAAGgttctgcataatttattattttagttcCAATTTAGTACATTATCTATGTGTtaatttgttatattttgttttgcaaagttagtaaaataatgtttaaatctCTCCCACATGGTGAGGTATACGGTTAATTAATTCAACAATGGTATCGGATCGGTATCAACCGATATGCAAAGTTTATGTATCGATATGAGTATCGGAACTGAAAAAGTCTGATCCGTGCATCCCTAGTTATATTATCATAATACCACCCttattacagaaataaaatgttttccattatgtgacaattattattctgttaaaaatctgaaattgtTAAAAATTCCAAAACTGTTATAAAGAGATATACAGCATTTTAGAATGAAACTcttcatatataaacacatactctcacacaaaaaatacatatatagttACTGAGTGATGCATTATATACCGAGTTACCCATTTTTAGAATAGTAACTGTATTTGTCATAATAGAGCCAGAGCTGTATAATGTAACATAAATCATTACCTTAACATACCACAGAGGGTTGTGTTAGAATTAGGGATAACTGTTTACACATGAGGCGGGTCCACTAACTCCTAACTCTAGCACCATtcctggtaaaaaaaaaaaaagtacgaGACTGTTATAAATTAcaacttttaaaatgatataaagCTGGAATTGAAATGGGACCATGtgttcaaatggttcttcaatacaataacattattttaaatctCTCAAATTGCGTCTTGCTGCCTCCTGCTTATTAAATTGAACCTTGACTGATTTCATAAACTAAAACTTTATTATagaagaataaaatgaaaaagcctggagacgaaacaaaatgaaaaaatcaaGTTTGCAGGCTCTGCCGAATTGCCAATATCATGAAATTGTTACACTCACTCATTTCATCTCCTAGTCACTAAACCAGCCATTGGGGTGTACTTtctgtacttctggtgccggtcccattCTGgtataattttgaatgtggtcagttcatatgcaccacaggttggttgtcagttagaggagaaagaagaattttggagtaagatggatgaagtggtagatggtgtccctagagaggagagattagtgattggtgcagacttcaatggacatgttggtgaagggaacagaggggatgaagaggtgctgggtatgtatggtgtgaaagacaaaaatgcggaaggtcagatggttgtagattttgcaaagagaatggaaatggctgtagtgaacacatattttcagaagagggaagaacacagggtgacatacaagagtggagggaggtgcacacaggtggattatatccttagcaggagatgccacctaaaggagattggagattgtaaagtggtaccaggtgaaagtgtagcaaggcagcatagggtggttgtctgtagaatgagattagaaacaaagaagaggaagggagtgaagacagagccaaagattagatggtggaagctggaggaggaggatggttgcaggcagttcagggaaaaattgcaacaggcccttgggggcagtgagaagctacctgaggactgggaaactacagctaaggtggtgagagaaactggcaagaatgtgttgggtgtttcgtctggtcagaggaaagaagacaaggaaagttggtggtggaatgaggaagtccaggagagtattcagaagaagaaggcagctaagaaaaag
This window of the Pygocentrus nattereri isolate fPygNat1 chromosome 2, fPygNat1.pri, whole genome shotgun sequence genome carries:
- the LOC119264996 gene encoding zinc finger BED domain-containing protein 4-like, which encodes MKKTLLQAVNNHRGTVEDEPVYALATLLEPRYKDRYFTSAESAKYAKDALTKELEEFLRSSTAGALETSEPPEKSPRVEAAAAPDKSSFMKGSDQILEECEDPGTASSSNHAVDLHRFFTEKTITASDSPYQYWRVNKDWLPCLAATAMKYLCAPCTSVESERLFSTVSNIVDEKRNRLTAETAEMLVFMRKNMPLLLK